The genomic window GCGGGCACAGTCGTACATGCGGACTTCGCTACCGTTCTGGTTGCCCTCGCGGTGTAGAGTTGACATAGGAGCAACAGCAGACGGCGCAAGGTAGACTGCGGAAGAGAGGGTGTGGGCCGCTGCTCATGCCTAACACGTTAGGCACAACAGAAACGCGCGGGCGAACTGTGAGCCTGGTTGATGACTACGACTGGTCTGCGTTCCGCGACCTGGTCCGTAGCTACGAGAAGCTGCTCTCCGGTCCCGAGGAAGTCACTTGGGAGGTCTTCGCACGCACACTGGCGGGACTGCTCGGGCAACTGTACGTGGCTGGCTACGCGATCGGATGCACGTGCGACTACCACGTGGGCTCCAGTGGAGACGACGCTTTCCAGGACCGGGACGTCGCGGCCAATCCTGAGTACGAGCGCTGGTATCGCGGATGGCCGCCTCGTGCGCAGGCGCTTTCAGACTACATCGCAGAGCGCGACCAGCATTTCGTTCCGGTCGACCCCTCGGAACCCAATACCGCCGGCTCACGCCTGTCCCACGATCTCTCTGACGTCCTCGTTGACCTCATGGCTGGTTCGGCCCACTTCGACGCGGGTCGACTGTCGGACGCCATGTGGGAATGGGGCTTTCGCTTCTACGAATGGGGCGACAGTGCGGTGAGCGCGTTGAAGGTCATCCACTGGTACGTCGAGTGGGACTTACCTTGGAGCGACGCCGAGACGTGTGCCTAACAAGCGCTTCCAGCCGACTTCGCCAGTCCTCGGCTACCATGTCAGTCAGAGGGCGCGGCTGAAGCGCCCGACGTTAGACACAGCTGGGGCTGTACGGGAGGAGCTCGTGATATGCAACCTGTAGATATTCCCTCGCGCATACCGGTCGCAAGTGGCGACCTGTCCACCGCGATGATACGTCCGCTGGGGTATCTGGTCCTCGGATGCCGTCTCACCTTCGATGAACGCCTTGACGCTGCGGTGCTCTCCCGTGCCGTGCGGCTACTGCTCGATGCTGAGCCCGTTCTCGGCTGCTGGTTCAAGGAAGGCTTCTCCGGCGCGGAGTGGGAGCGTTGCGCGAATCTCGATGACTCACTGTACTTCTCCGTCGTTGACACCCGCGATATCGAAGAGGATGCTGCCGCGTTTCATGGTGAGGCGTTCGATGAGCACGGACCGCGGCTGGCAGTTCGCCTTCTGCGCACCGAGGCACATGATGAAGTGTGTCTGAGACTCGACCACATTGTGGCTGACGGGTGGGCGACCAAGGAGCTAGCCTACACGCTCGCCGACACCTACTCGCGCTTGCTCCTGGATCGCGCGTACTCCATTCCCCCGAATCTCACTCCGCGCCCAAGTGGCGGCGATCTGTGGAACGCCATGAGTGATGATCAGCGAGAAGCGGCGAACCGAGGTTCCGTGCGTCCCGCAGCCAACAAGTGGAAGATGCCGCTGCCCGCTGGTACCGGAAGCGACTTGAGCGTACGCCGTCTCACCCTGGGTCCCGAGCAGTTCGCTGCTGTGAAGGACTATGGAGATGCGCGGGGAGCGACAGTGACCGAGATGCTTCTCACGGCGCTCATGCGTTCGCTAGCGCGAGTCTATCCCCCCGACACCGGGGTCCCGTTCACTCCAAGCATCACGTCGAACGCCCGACAGTACACGGACGAGGCGAGCATCATGCGCATGTGCGTCTTGGCGGGGTCATCAACCCCCGTGATTGTGCACCAAAGGGACGATGACTTCGCCGCTGCTCTAGGTCGGGTCACGGAAGGAGTGCGACCTTGCAGGGAATCGCTTTGGGGCGCGAAGTTCTTGGCAAAGCCGGTACGTTTCTACCGGCTTATACAGGCGATTATGACGTTGTTGCTGCGTAGTATGTACCGATCCGGCACGGCCGCACCGATTGTCATGAATATCGGCGTCATGGATGAGGCTCGACTGGCCTTCGGTGATGCATTGCCGATTGCCGCACACATGACTGGCTCGATTCCGAAAGGACCTGGCTTCGGGGCGACCATCAGCACGTATCGGGATACTCTCACGGTATGGATGGGCAACTACGAGCATCACGTCGATCCAGCTCTCGTCGAGCGGGTGCTTCAAGGAATGGGCGAGGAACTGAGTAGCGTGCGTGCCTAACCCACGCTTCCAGCAGAAAGCGCGCCCCTGTCAGGTAGACTCGATCACAGAAGCGCGGTGAGGCGCGCTTCAGCTGAAGCGTAAGAACGTTAGTCACACCTAGGAAGAGGGGACGCTTGGCCGATCCACTCGATGCGGCGGGACTCGCAAAGAACGTCGCCCACGTCTATGTCACTAGTCGAGAGACCGGCGTCACAACTGAGCTCGTGACGCGGCTCGACAGCCGTTGCCATTTCTTCGAGCCTTTCCCTGCCGGAGCGTACAACGTTCAACTTCGACTCGACTGGGCGGACCGCGATGACCGCGGACACCCCACGCTCGATGCGGACTTCATCGACATGCGGTCAGGCAGGCACGATCACGCTATGTGCGCCCACCCCGCGCATCACACGGGTTCTCTTCCCGGTGGCGCCATGGAGTACCAGTGGGAGTTCGAAGACTCCGTGCGCACCTTGAGTGTTGCTGTTGCGTGGAAGGTAAGTGGCGTAGCGCAGAGTACGAGCCAAGCCGTCGGGCATGTCACGGCGGTGCCTCCTCAAAACGAGGTGGCGGGTGGCTAACAAGCGCATCCAGCTGACGGCCAGAAGGTAGACTGCGGAAGTGAGGCGTATCGGCCGCAGCTGATGCGCAAACACGTTAGCGATACAGAAGTGCCGAGCTAGCTCGCGTGAGGAAGGGGCTCGTCATGCGTGTGGTCTTCCTCGGCGACAGTCTGACTGCCGGCAGACCCGGCGTGTCGTACTTCCGTCTCTTGCAGCAAGCGAACACCAACCGCACGCTCGTCAACCTGGGCAGGGGCGGAGACTCCGTGATCAGCCTATACCGGCGGCTATCCCGGATGCCGCATGCCTGCG from Coriobacteriia bacterium includes these protein-coding regions:
- a CDS encoding DUF5063 domain-containing protein, which encodes MSLVDDYDWSAFRDLVRSYEKLLSGPEEVTWEVFARTLAGLLGQLYVAGYAIGCTCDYHVGSSGDDAFQDRDVAANPEYERWYRGWPPRAQALSDYIAERDQHFVPVDPSEPNTAGSRLSHDLSDVLVDLMAGSAHFDAGRLSDAMWEWGFRFYEWGDSAVSALKVIHWYVEWDLPWSDAETCA